A single window of Nocardia sp. NBC_01327 DNA harbors:
- a CDS encoding Uma2 family endonuclease, producing the protein MSELLDWARKENLQPAPITVEIWKTLPEDFCRLVEVVNGEAVRAESRSRPHQKAARRIADFIETAADAHMSRYNDGCLDVDTDFDVLLWELPRATIRRPDAALFACAPPDLRPLHASMVKLVVEVVSPGTERVDTADKMAEYALAGIPWYWIVHLADNEVAVIETFVLDHVLNQYRPHRTLEHTDGVAEIDLPIAVKLDWSRLIGLAR; encoded by the coding sequence GTGTCCGAACTGCTGGATTGGGCTCGCAAGGAGAACCTACAGCCTGCCCCGATCACCGTGGAGATCTGGAAGACCCTTCCGGAAGACTTCTGCCGACTTGTCGAGGTCGTCAACGGTGAGGCGGTTCGCGCCGAATCTCGCTCCCGCCCACATCAAAAAGCGGCCCGCCGCATTGCCGACTTCATCGAAACGGCAGCCGACGCACACATGAGCCGGTACAACGACGGCTGCCTGGATGTCGACACCGACTTCGATGTGTTGCTCTGGGAACTGCCGCGCGCGACGATCCGGCGGCCGGATGCCGCGCTGTTCGCGTGCGCTCCGCCGGATCTCCGTCCGCTGCACGCATCGATGGTCAAACTTGTGGTCGAAGTCGTCTCCCCCGGCACCGAACGAGTCGACACCGCCGACAAAATGGCGGAGTACGCGTTGGCAGGGATCCCTTGGTATTGGATCGTGCACCTTGCCGACAACGAGGTAGCCGTCATCGAAACCTTCGTACTCGACCACGTTTTGAACCAGTATCGACCGCACCGAACACTCGAGCACACCGACGGTGTGGCCGAGATCGATCTGCCGATCGCGGTCAAACTCGATTGGAGTCGCCTCATCGGACTTGCGCGATGA